CGCCGCCGAGTGGCGGCCAGGTGCGCCCGCCCTATCAAGACATGTACCCCGCGCTGGCGGGAATGGATGACGCGGAGCTGCGGGCGCGCACGGATGCACTGGCCAGCTCGTACCTCGCGCAGGGGGTGACCTTCGATTTCGCCGGGGAGGAGAGGCCGTTCCCGCTCGATGTGGTTCCGCGCGTGATCGCCGCGGATGACTGGACCTACGTCGAGTCGGGGGTGAAGCAGCGGGTGCGCGCGCTGGAGGCGTTCCTGGCGGACGTGTACGGCCCGCAGCTGGCGGTGCACGACGGGGTGATCCCGGCGTCGCTGATCAGCTCGTCGTCGCACTTCCATCGTCAGGCGGCCGGCATCGTCGGGGCCAACGGTGTGCGCATCCATGTCGCCGGGATCGACGTGATCCGCGACGAGAAGGGTGCCTGGCGGGTGCTGGAGGACAACGTCCGCGTGCCCAGCGGCGTGAGCTACGTGCTCGCCAACCGGCGGGTCATGGCACAGACTCTGCCCGAGCTCTTCACCAGTCTGCGCGTGAGACCCGTGGTCGACTATCCGGGCCGGTTGCTGCAGGCGTTGCGTGCCGCAGCTCCGGCAGGCGTCGAGAATCCGACCGTCGTCGTGCTCACCCCCGGCGTCTACAACTCCGCCTACTACGAGCACACCCTGCTGGCGCGCATGATGGGCATCGAGCTGGTCGAGGGGCGCGACCTGTTCTGCTCGGGCGGCCGGGTCTGGATGCACACGACCGCAGGGCCGACCAGGGTGGACGTGATCTACCGCCGCGTCGATGACGAGTTCCTCGACCCGCAGCACTTCCGGCCGGATTCGGTGCTGGGAGCTCCCGGGCTGATGTTGGCGGCGCGGCTCGGCAACGTCACGCTCGCCAATGCGATCGGCAACGGCGTCGCCGACG
The sequence above is drawn from the Candidatus Microbacterium colombiense genome and encodes:
- a CDS encoding circularly permuted type 2 ATP-grasp protein; translated protein: MESLFNGYTSRRSPVRKGAQPWDEMFPSEAPPSGGQVRPPYQDMYPALAGMDDAELRARTDALASSYLAQGVTFDFAGEERPFPLDVVPRVIAADDWTYVESGVKQRVRALEAFLADVYGPQLAVHDGVIPASLISSSSHFHRQAAGIVGANGVRIHVAGIDVIRDEKGAWRVLEDNVRVPSGVSYVLANRRVMAQTLPELFTSLRVRPVVDYPGRLLQALRAAAPAGVENPTVVVLTPGVYNSAYYEHTLLARMMGIELVEGRDLFCSGGRVWMHTTAGPTRVDVIYRRVDDEFLDPQHFRPDSVLGAPGLMLAARLGNVTLANAIGNGVADDKLVYTYVPELIRYYLGEDPIIPNVDTWRLEEPDALEEVLDRLDELVVKPVDGSGGKGLVVGPDASRATLDALRSTLLADPRGWIAQPVVQLSTIPTLVEDGFRPRHVDLRPFAVNDGNDIWVLPGGLTRVALPEGQLVVNSSQGGGSKDTWVLDPSLFTGPTTTLDGLSDPASDEVSLATGAIAVVAAPREESHPPFLSSPQDEDLEVRHHQQQQQQQQQRSESGDLPC